A single window of Buteo buteo chromosome 15, bButBut1.hap1.1, whole genome shotgun sequence DNA harbors:
- the RNF146 gene encoding E3 ubiquitin-protein ligase RNF146, producing the protein MAGCGEIDHSINMLPTNRKTNESCANAAPSLTVPECAICLQTCVHPVSLPCKHVFCYLCVKGASWLGKRCALCRQEIPEDFLDKPTLLSPEELKAASRGNGEYAWYYEGRNGWWQYDERTSRELEDAFSKGKKSTEMLIAGFLYVADLENMVQYRRNEHGRRRKIKRDIIDIPKKGVAGLRLDCDANTVNLARESSADGADSTPTLGAAAVQPLASISARALPSLDGQLVSPSTPSPDASNSLENSFAHLQINGDSMAERSHRGEGEEDHESSSSGRVPAPDTSVEETESDASSDSEDVSAHLQQRLSSVQQRHSSANASQSGADRPVAGGGGVNTSVRSRRPDGQCTVTEV; encoded by the coding sequence ATGGCTGGCTGTGGCGAAATAGATCATTCAATCAACATGCTTCCCACAAACAGGAAGACAAATGAGTCGTGTGCTAACGCAGCACCTTCCCTGACAGTCCCCGAATGCGCTATCTGTCTGCAAACATGTGTCCATCCAGTAAGTCTGCCTTGTAAACACGTTTTCTGCTATCTGTGTGTGAAGGGAGCTTCTTGGCTTGGGAAACGATGTGCACTCTGCCGGCAGGAGATTCCAGAGGATTTTCTTGACAAGCCAACTTTATTGTCACCAGAAGAACTCAAAGCGGCAAGCAGAGGCAATGGAGAATACGCTTGGTACTATGAAGGTAGAAATGGTTGGTGGCAGTATGATGAACGTACCAGCAGAGAGCTGGAAGATGCCTTTTCCAAGGGTAAAAAGAGCACTGAAATGCTAATCGCTGGGTTTTTATACGTAGCAGATCTGGAAAATATGGTTCAGTATAGGAGAAATGAGCACGGACGCCGCAGAAAAATAAAACGGGACATAATAGATATACCAAAGAAGGGAGTGGCTGGCTTGAGGTTGGACTGTGATGCTAACACTGTCAACCTGGCAAGAGAGAGCTCTGCCGATGGTGCAGACAGCACACCGACgctgggggctgcagctgtgcagcctctAGCATCCATTTCTGCTAGGGCCCTGCCGTCACTGGATGGTCAGCTGGTGAGTCCTTCAACGCCATCACCAGACGCGAGCAATTCTCTAGAGAACTCTTTTGCCCACTTACAAATAAATGGAGACAGTATGGCTGAAAGGAGTCatagaggagagggagaagaagacCACGAATCATCATCTTCTGGTAGGGTGCCAGCCCCTGACACCTCTGTTGAGGAGACCGAATCGGATGCTAGCAGCGATAGCGAGGATGTATCGGCCCACCTTCAGCAACGCCTGTCCTCTGTCCAGCAGAGACACTCGAGTGCAAACGCAAGCCAGTCGGGAGCGGATAGACCAGTggcagggggcgggggggtcaaCACAAGCGTAAGGTCTAGAAGGCCAGATGGACAGTGCACAGTCACTGAAGTTTAA